The following are from one region of the Heliangelus exortis chromosome 2, bHelExo1.hap1, whole genome shotgun sequence genome:
- the STEAP4 gene encoding metalloreductase STEAP4: MNKNSSNMMALAPNTSNKRETVCIFGTGDFGRALGCKMIQAGYPVVYGSRSRQTSSLIPKDAEVLSHTEAAQKAAIIIIAIQRQHYNFLTPLADVLHGKVLVDISNNLKLNQYPESNAEYLAQLVPGAKVVKAFNTVSAWALQSGTLDASRQVFVCGDDMEAKQMVMDIVRAVGLTPLDQGSLLAAQEIENYPLQLFPMWKFPILLSLGLVTFFFFYCLTRDVIYTYIYEKKDFSFFIAISIPNRICPTLALTLLSLVYLPGVLAAIIQLYRGTKYRRFPDWLDKWMLCRKQLGLVALAFAFLHAVYTLIIPIRSFVRWRISSQTISQALNNKTEPLDTTNAWISDSYLALGILGFFLFVLLGITSLPSVSNNVNWQEFRFVQSKLGYLTLILCTAHTLVYGGKWFLSPSSYRWYLPSAYMLSLIVPCIVLVVKFVLIFPCLDKPLTRIRQGWERNPQYSEQSNYIINKSAV, translated from the exons atgaaTAAAAATTCTTCCAACATGATGGCTTTGGCTCCTAACACCTCTAACAAAAGAGAGACAGTGTGCATATTTGGAACTGGAGATTTTGGAAGAGCTCTGGGGTGTAAAATGATTCAGGCTGGCTACCCTGTCGTGTATGGAAGCCGGAGCAGACAGACATCCAGCCTGATTCCTAAGGATGCAGAGGTGTTGAGCcacacagaggcagcacagaaagctgCCATCATCATTATAGCAATCCAGAGGCAACACTACAACTTCCTTACACCACTAGCAGATGTTCTCCATGGGAAAGTCTTGGTGGACATAAGCAACAACTTAAAGTTAAACCAGTACCCCGAATCCAATGCAGAGTACTTGGCTCAGCTGGTGCCTGGAGCTAAGGTTGTGAAAGCCTTTAACACCGTGTCAGCCTGGGCCTTGCAGTCGGGCACACTGGATGCAAGCAGGCAG GTGTTTGTCTGTGGAGATGACATGGAAGCTAAACAAATGGTGATGGATATTGTTCGTGCAGTGGGTCTCACTCCACTGGATCAGGGATCCCTCTTGGCTGCTCAGGAAATAGAAAATTACCCTCTGCAGCTCTTTCCAATGTGGAAGTTTCCAATCCTATTGTCCCTTGGCCTAGTCACATTCTTCTTCTTCTACTGTTTGACTCGTGACGTAATTTACACTTACATTTATGAAAAGAAAGACTTTTCATTCTTTATTGCAATTTCCATCCCAAACCGGATCTGCCCTACATTGGCACTCACCCTTCTTTCCTTGGTTTATCTTCCTGGTGTGCTTGCTGCAATTATTCAGTTATACAGAGGTACCAAATACCGCCGATTCCCAGACTGGCTGGACAAATGGATGCTGTGTAGGAAACAGCTTGGATTAGTAGCCTTggcatttgcttttctgcatgCTGTGTACACCCTAATTATCCCAATTCGCTCTTTCGTAAGATGGAGGATCAGCAGCCAAACCATCTCTCAG GCACTGAACAATAAAACAGAGCCACTTGACACCACAAATGCATGGATTAGTGACTCTTATTTGGCTTTGGggattttaggattttttttatttgttcttctgGGAATAACATCCTTGCCTTCAGTCAGCAACAATGTCAACTGGCAAGAATTTCGATTTGTACAG TCCAAACTGGGATATCTGACACTGATTTTGTGCACAGCACACACATTGGTTTATGGTGGAAAATGGTTCCTGAGCCCATCATCATACAGATGGTATCTTCCAAGTGCCTATATGCTCTCCCTCATTGTTCCATGCATTGTACTGGTTGTTAAATTTGTGCTGATATTTCCTTGCCTAGACAAACCTCTCACAAGAATTCgacagggctgggagaggaatCCCCAATACTCAGAACAGTCCAATTACATCATAAATAAGTCTGCTGTATAA